The sequence TAAAGGAACACCAGTCGAAATGCCATAAGAAAAAGCTGTATCAGGCTGTAGCCTGATTTACCTTCAAAACGCGGGTTACGGGCTACCGTTACAAACTGCGTGTCGAAAGTATACCACGATACCACCTGGTTAATAAACAAATGGTCTTGTGAGTGGTTACGCAAATAGCCTGCAATGTTTGCGGTAATAAGACGAATGGAGGATCCTATGTTTGAACCCTGCTCGGTGCTCCTGAATATTTTTTTTATAAGCGCCGAACCCGTATTACGCAGCCAGGAGCTTGTTTTTTCGTTATAGATGCCGTAGATCACATCGGCCTGGGTTTCCAGTTGCCGGTTTATTAGTTTTTCTAATTCTGATGGATGCACCTGCAGGTCGTCGTCAAGCGTCAGGATCACCTTGCCTTTTGCTTCGTCAATTCCACAAAGCGTAGCACCATTTTGGCCGAAATTTTTTGTCAGCTTTATTAAAGTGATCTTATCGGGAAATCGTTTTTTTAAGGAGAGCAGTTGTTGCCAGCTTTCCTGCGATCCGTTATCTTCCACAAAGATCACTTCAAACGACTGGCCCAGTTTTGCCATTAAGTCCGCAACCCCTGTATAGAGCTGCTCCAGCGTTGCCACACTTTTATAAACCGGAACTATGATAGAATAAGCGATCATCATTTATAATTCAATAATGTCAGGACAAATTACATCTTTAAAGTCTACAATCACCGAACCAAGAGACAAACCTACGCCAAATCCGGAAAGTACTAATTTAGAGTTTGTTATTTTAGTGGCTTTTTTTAATTCGCTGACAATGGTCAGAGGAATACTCGCGCCGCTGGTGTTACCATAAGACTCCAGGCTGGATGGCACTTTGCCGGATGCTATGTTTAATTTTTTCGAGATCGAATCCAGGATCAGGCGGTTAGCCTGGTGAAATACAAATTGATCAATACTTGCTATATCCCGGCCAGATTGCCGCAGGAGTTCTTCCACATTGGGTGCTACTTTTTTAAGACTGAAATTAAATACATCCAGCCCCTTCATTGCCAGGTGAAATCCTTTGCGGGAGCTATTTTCACCAGTATACTCAAACGACGCGCCGTGCAGAGGTTTTCTTGCTCCGCCTTCCGGAACAATGATGGCGTCGTAATCGGCTCCTTCCGAACTGATATTAAATTCCATTGGCGTGGCCTGTTTATCAAACACTAACGCAGTTGCAGTGCCGCAGTCAGAAAACAACGGGATAAGACTTTTGTCACGCGGTGAGATGAGTTTGGTAATTGTATCGCCTACAATCAGCAGGCCTTTTTTTAAGCCGCTGGCCGACATAAAACCCGCAATAAGCGACAAGCCATATACATATCCAGCGCATCCCTGATTAATATCAAACGTCACACAAGATTTCGGAAGGCCAAGGCGTTCCTGGATATGCAGACTACTGCCCGGCAATGGATAATCGGGGGTTTGCGTAACGAAGAACAAGACTTGTATATCGTTTTTATCCCAGGCCATTTCTGAAATTAATTTTTCGGCGGCAGCAATACAAAGGTCTGATGCACACTGATCTTCCTGCGCTACACGCCGTGTTTTGATACCAAGCGTACTTACCAGTTTATGAAGTTCTTCTTCACTGTAACCTGTGAGCGTTAAATTAGAGGCGGTACTTTTTGGAACTGCGGCCGCAATGCCTTTTACAGCAATATGTGGGATAGAAAAAAAAGCCATTAGCTCAATTCGCGTTGAACGCTTGCAAATAGTTGCTCTACGTTGGCCGCATTCTTTATAGCGTCAAATCCTAAAATAACATTGTAGTGTTTATCG is a genomic window of Sphingobacteriaceae bacterium containing:
- a CDS encoding 3-oxoacyl-ACP synthase, with amino-acid sequence MAFFSIPHIAVKGIAAAVPKSTASNLTLTGYSEEELHKLVSTLGIKTRRVAQEDQCASDLCIAAAEKLISEMAWDKNDIQVLFFVTQTPDYPLPGSSLHIQERLGLPKSCVTFDINQGCAGYVYGLSLIAGFMSASGLKKGLLIVGDTITKLISPRDKSLIPLFSDCGTATALVFDKQATPMEFNISSEGADYDAIIVPEGGARKPLHGASFEYTGENSSRKGFHLAMKGLDVFNFSLKKVAPNVEELLRQSGRDIASIDQFVFHQANRLILDSISKKLNIASGKVPSSLESYGNTSGASIPLTIVSELKKATKITNSKLVLSGFGVGLSLGSVIVDFKDVICPDIIEL